A part of Nitrospira sp. genomic DNA contains:
- a CDS encoding sigma-70 family RNA polymerase sigma factor, translating to MDIMIHINQPLPTTTMQVSHQTFALGLMAEGRFAMKDDGLRGISESIHFEEKIELEVIDQDEATSGVLINQIAWDQEPDGDSDPPVRPDTEGRSQQNPFLLESLYFRSFRGTALLTKKEELHLAKRIDEGTRRIRMSLKNATAILAHAVSPTSRKETIQELSAIRRLSGLSAIALDRADTLLSAWAGSPADGSLVEPQVRQQLLTMLTEIRTAGRQLEDAKEELVRRNLRLVVDVAKRYITHGLTLLDLVQEGNIGLMKAAERFQYRKGFKFSTYATWWIRQGITRALAEQSRVIRVPVHQCEAASRIARATRRLELQLGEAPRIEDIARTLGLRPERVRTTLAAIQQPLGLETPVGEGQTVLGDLLPDHQTAPPDSSIHRLEREKELERLLRPLSPRENAVIRMRFGLGYDKMMTLVEVGEQLDLSRERVRQIEAHALRKLQTPAAREVLRSIQ from the coding sequence ATGGACATCATGATACACATCAATCAGCCTTTGCCCACCACCACTATGCAGGTGAGCCATCAGACCTTCGCTTTAGGTCTGATGGCTGAAGGGAGGTTCGCGATGAAGGATGACGGATTAAGAGGAATCTCTGAAAGTATTCACTTCGAGGAAAAAATTGAGCTGGAGGTTATCGATCAAGACGAGGCCACTTCCGGAGTACTCATCAACCAGATCGCATGGGACCAAGAGCCCGACGGAGACTCTGACCCACCCGTCAGGCCTGACACAGAGGGTCGAAGCCAACAGAATCCCTTTCTACTCGAATCTCTCTATTTCCGTTCCTTCCGTGGTACAGCCCTGTTGACCAAGAAGGAGGAACTCCACCTTGCCAAACGAATCGACGAAGGAACCCGCCGCATCAGGATGTCCCTGAAGAACGCCACGGCCATACTGGCTCACGCTGTCTCCCCAACCTCCCGTAAAGAGACGATTCAAGAGCTCAGTGCCATCCGGCGTCTGAGCGGTCTCTCTGCCATTGCCCTGGATCGAGCCGACACCCTTCTCAGTGCGTGGGCTGGATCACCCGCAGATGGCAGCCTCGTGGAACCGCAGGTCCGTCAGCAACTCCTCACGATGCTGACGGAGATACGAACGGCAGGCCGCCAGCTGGAAGACGCGAAAGAGGAGCTCGTCCGGCGCAACTTGCGCCTGGTAGTCGATGTCGCAAAACGGTACATCACACACGGCCTCACGCTGCTCGATCTGGTCCAGGAAGGAAATATTGGCTTGATGAAGGCGGCGGAACGCTTTCAATACCGCAAGGGATTCAAGTTCAGCACTTACGCAACCTGGTGGATCCGTCAAGGCATCACGCGGGCGCTCGCCGAGCAATCCCGAGTGATCCGTGTGCCCGTTCACCAATGCGAGGCCGCCAGTCGCATCGCCCGCGCCACGCGACGATTGGAGCTGCAACTCGGAGAAGCGCCTCGGATAGAGGACATCGCTCGAACCCTTGGACTCCGTCCAGAACGAGTACGCACCACGTTGGCCGCCATTCAACAACCACTCGGACTGGAGACACCGGTCGGTGAGGGTCAGACGGTCTTAGGCGACCTTCTCCCCGATCATCAGACAGCCCCGCCGGACAGCTCTATCCATCGGCTCGAACGAGAAAAGGAACTCGAACGCCTCCTGAGACCGCTCAGCCCGAGAGAAAACGCCGTGATTCGCATGCGCTTCGGCCTGGGGTACGACAAGATGATGACTTTGGTCGAGGTCGGCGAACAGTTGGACTTAAGCCGGGAACGGGTTCGCCAGATCGAGGCTCACGCACTTCGCAAACTACAGACGCCAGCCGCACGAGAAGTACTGAGGTCGATTCAGTAA
- a CDS encoding alpha/beta hydrolase, protein MTDLQLFYATNRNHLGNDRWHPDGYGKKFSDDGVENLRFGRLLVKVDESKMAKFLEKDCGNMGQGDGEGLIKYLAKCAESADIVAYREKINRSVAEDQQENIKLGSQAAFSDLQTIMRKNSDVLLLIHGYNVSWTDAVGTALSLQTMLNSSPERDPEQQVQVVLFTWPSDGMALPFVSYKSDRSEAAGSGNAIGRGILKVRDFLASLRRAEEALCKQDLHLLCHSMGNYLLENALERCDAFTPGNALPRIFEHIFLCSPDVDDTALEQGHPLARVHELARSVSVYHNRGDAALVISDFTKGNPDRLGSNGPARPAHVHNKVHQVDCTPIVKGLVEHSYYLVGHVNADIRMSIDGVPHDDPSRHRNRLGMMGNQWEMRST, encoded by the coding sequence ATGACTGACTTACAACTCTTCTACGCGACCAACCGCAACCACCTCGGCAACGATCGCTGGCACCCGGATGGCTATGGCAAAAAATTCAGCGACGACGGTGTCGAGAATCTTCGTTTCGGCCGACTCCTCGTCAAGGTTGATGAATCCAAGATGGCCAAATTTCTCGAGAAGGACTGTGGCAACATGGGACAGGGTGACGGCGAGGGGCTCATCAAGTACCTGGCCAAATGCGCCGAGTCCGCCGACATCGTCGCCTATCGGGAAAAGATCAACCGGTCAGTCGCCGAAGACCAACAAGAGAATATTAAGCTAGGCTCGCAGGCAGCGTTCTCAGATCTGCAAACCATCATGCGGAAGAATTCGGACGTGCTGCTGCTTATCCATGGCTACAACGTCTCCTGGACCGACGCCGTCGGCACGGCTCTCTCGCTGCAGACCATGCTGAATTCCAGTCCGGAGAGAGACCCGGAACAGCAGGTGCAGGTCGTACTCTTCACCTGGCCCTCCGACGGAATGGCACTCCCCTTCGTCTCCTACAAATCAGATCGGTCGGAAGCGGCCGGGTCCGGCAACGCCATCGGCCGTGGCATTCTAAAGGTACGGGACTTTCTCGCCAGCCTGCGTCGAGCAGAAGAAGCGCTCTGCAAACAAGATCTCCATCTCCTCTGTCACTCGATGGGCAACTACCTCTTAGAGAACGCCCTCGAACGGTGCGATGCCTTCACCCCTGGTAATGCGCTACCCCGCATCTTCGAACACATCTTTCTCTGTTCACCCGACGTGGACGATACTGCACTAGAACAGGGGCACCCGTTGGCCAGAGTACACGAATTGGCCAGAAGCGTGAGCGTCTACCACAATCGCGGCGATGCCGCCCTCGTCATATCTGATTTCACGAAAGGCAATCCGGATCGACTGGGGTCAAACGGCCCGGCGCGACCAGCTCACGTGCATAACAAGGTACACCAGGTCGACTGCACCCCGATCGTCAAGGGTCTGGTCGAACACAGTTACTATCTCGTGGGACACGTCAATGCCGACATCCGCATGAGTATCGATGGGGTTCCCCATGACGACCCAAGCCGACACCGCAACCGGCTCGGCATGATGGGCAATCAGTGGGAAATGCGATCCACATAA
- a CDS encoding IS1595 family transposase translates to MPVRVRQRLLEHFVAGTTARATAQLVGVQGRRVVVFFQRLRQVIATTQESFLLSGEIEADESYLGGVRKGRRGRGAAGKVPVFGLLTRGGTVYTAIIPDANAKTLIPIIRENVTPDSIVYTDSFRVYDVLAVSEFHHKRVNHSKTFVSKRGHQINGIENFWNQAKRHLRRFNGIPKNSFYWFLKECEWRFNGSGHRALLNQLKSWYQSEINKS, encoded by the coding sequence ATGCCCGTCCGGGTACGGCAGCGGTTGCTGGAACATTTTGTCGCGGGCACCACGGCACGAGCCACTGCCCAGTTGGTCGGGGTGCAGGGACGGAGGGTCGTCGTATTTTTCCAGCGGCTCCGTCAGGTAATTGCCACTACACAAGAGAGCTTTCTTCTGTCCGGTGAGATCGAAGCCGATGAAAGCTATTTGGGTGGGGTGCGGAAAGGACGGCGCGGGCGGGGTGCGGCAGGAAAAGTGCCTGTCTTTGGGTTGTTAACACGAGGCGGCACGGTGTACACGGCGATCATCCCGGATGCCAACGCCAAGACATTGATCCCCATCATTCGAGAGAACGTGACACCGGACAGCATCGTCTACACCGATAGCTTTCGGGTGTACGACGTGCTGGCTGTCTCGGAGTTCCATCACAAGCGTGTCAATCACAGCAAGACCTTCGTGTCAAAACGTGGTCACCAGATCAATGGCATTGAGAACTTTTGGAACCAAGCGAAGCGGCATTTGCGACGCTTCAACGGCATCCCGAAAAACAGCTTCTATTGGTTCTTGAAAGAATGCGAGTGGCGCTTCAACGGATCCGGTCATCGCGCGCTGTTAAATCAGCTGAAATCCTGGTATCAATCCGAAATTAACAAGTCGTAG